The stretch of DNA ACAGCGATCGCCACAATGATTGCGACAAAAGCTTTTGAAAAGACAGGCGAGAAAATTGGTGAAGCGGTGGGAGGTTTAATCCCCAAGTTCATCAGTGCTTTGCGGCGGAAAGCTCCCAAAACGGCTGATGCTATTACCACCGTAGCCCAACAACCAGACCTTGCAGAACAGCAGCCAGAAACCTATGGCACATTAACTCTTGTTGCCAAAGTTGAGGCAGTTGCTCAAGAGGATGCAGACATTCAGCAGGCAGTGCAGGAGATTCAAACGGCCATTCAAGCGCAGCCTGGTGCTGTCGTGAATTTAACCCAATTGGCAGAGAAAATTGGCGTGGTGAACCAGGGGACGATCATTAACCAAACCAATACTTTTTCCTTCTAGCCTGCAGCCATGAAAGAACCGATCGCCAACAAAATTGGCGTGGCGAATCTAGGAACGGTCTATGGTCAGACCAACAACGTCACCATTCATGAAGCTCAGCGGGTGGCGCTGATTTATAGCGACCCTTTACCTGATCTGCGGGTTTTTCAGGGACGGGGCGAGCAATGCTTAGAACTCAACACCTGGCTAGCTGATCCAGATGTCTCGATGATGGGCATTCGAGGTGAGGGCGGCATCGGCAAGTCTACGCTGATGGCAAAGGTGTTTGCTGAAAGTCAGGGATTTGCGGGTAAGTTTTGGGCAGATGT from Candidatus Obscuribacterales bacterium encodes:
- a CDS encoding NB-ARC domain-containing protein, coding for MKEPIANKIGVANLGTVYGQTNNVTIHEAQRVALIYSDPLPDLRVFQGRGEQCLELNTWLADPDVSMMGIRGEGGIGKSTLMAKVFAESQGFAGKFWADV